Genomic segment of Rhodococcus sp. W8901:
CGCATTGGGTCAACTTATGCTTGAAATGACGCCTCCCGGAACGAAATTCGAGGGTGAGACAACGATCGGCCCGGATGGCGTGCCCACCACCGACTGGAATGTGGTGGTTCCCGGACAGGAGCCGACCTATTGGGGCAGGACTCAACAGGTTCCGCTTGCCGATGGTTCGTCGGTCGACATCAACTATGGCTCCAACGGCACGCCGCTGCTAGCGAAGGGCGAGGGTGATCCCGCGCTCCGGCTACGTCTGGCCGATGACAACGATGCCCCACGATGGGCAGTACTGAACTCTGCCGGTGAGTACCTGTTCACGATCGACAGCTCTGGCAACACGATTGGCGAGGGTGGATCGGCGTCGACGGTGGACCCGTCCGCGGGTCTGGCCGGCCTCGGAATCGGGGTCGCTACCGGAACGACGACGCTGGGGGCAGCCCTCGCCGAAAGCGCGGCGGCCGGGGCTGCGGCAGGTGCTGGGGCAGGAGCCCCCACGGGGCCTGGCGCGGCGGTGACCGCAACCCTCGGTCTAGTCGTCGCGGTCGGACTTACTTATTACATGTGGGAGACCGGGGTGCTCCCGGGCAGCCCGCACGGCAAACCCCAGGACGATGGCGTCAAGCCTGTCGACCCGAACTCGCTTCCAGAGATTGGACAGCCACAGCCGTGGATTCCGCCCAGGGTCGACGGCGACGAGGGCGTTCAACCTCCCCCCTTGCTCGAACCGGGACCCAGTCGCCCGAGCCCGTTTGATGACCCGGACACGGTACCCAGACGCCCGAGCCCGTTTGATGACCCGGACACGGTACCCAGTCGCCCGAGCCCGTTTGATGACCCGGACACGGTACCCAGTCGCCCGAGCCCGTTTGATGACCCGGACACGGTACCCAGACGCCCGAGCCCGTTTGATGACCCGGACACGGTACCCAGTCGCCCGAGCCCGTTTGATGACCCGGACACGGTACCCAGACGCCCGAGCCCGTTTGATGACCCGGACACGGTACCCAGACGCCCGAGCCCGTTTGATGACCCGGACACGGTACCCAGACGCCTGAGCCCGTTTGATGACCCGGACACGGTACCCAGACGCCCGAGCCCGTTTGATGACCCGGACACGGTACCCAGACGCCCGAGCATGTTTGATGACCCGGACACGGGACCCAGACGCCCGAGCATGTTTGATGACCCGGACACGGGACCCAGTCGCCCGAGCCCGGCTGATGACCCGGACACGGAACCCAGTCGCCCGAGCCCGGCTGATGACCCGGACACGGTTTCTACCCAGAACCGTTTCCCCAGCACGAAGGAGGGACAGAACCGGGTTCCGGAGGAAGGACAATACTGGCTGGGAAATAGACTGATGTGGGATAAGGGAAACCCAGCAGGTATGAAGCCCGGCTTCGCGAAGAACCCGGACACAAAGACCGACCTCAACCTTCAGGCTGTTCTATACAAGCTCTTGGAATCGGGTATCGATGACATCGATGAAGAGCACCGGCCACCGATCATGGTAGCTCTTGCCGTCCTCCACGGCACACGGCTCTACCAGCAGACATTTCTCGGCGAGATCTGGCGGCTCGGGAACGGGAACGGGTACAAAGCGGACCTTGCCAAACTCACCAGCTCCAGCTTGGCAACGAGGAGGGACGAGCTGGACAGGCTGGCTGATCTCGGCGCTCCGGAAGCCTCGCTGGATGACGCAATCAACGAATGGTGGCGTGCCAAGGCGGTGGTTGATCGTGCCAAGGAACTGCTCGGCGAAGCCGGGGCGATCGCGATGCTCCGAACCGACGGGTGGACAGTGAAACGCCGCCCCAGAGGTTCGGGCACCCACGACATCGTCGCCGTCAAGAACGGTGAAGTCATGGTGATCGAAGCAAAAGGCGGTGACCCAGGCACCCCGCGGCCAGGCAAGGGGGCGACCGTCTCCGCCGGGCCCGGTAGCGACGAAATCCTTTCCCAGCAGATGACCGACCCGTATCTCTGGCATAAACTCAAGCAGGACGCCAAAAACGATCCCGAGTTCAAGCAGTGGCTTGTCGATCACGGGGTGTGGACAGCCATTGACAGCGAAGACCCTTCCAGGGTGGGTTATCGGCTGATCAAGGTCGAAACCAAGCCCAATGGGATGATTAAGACTATCGTTTATGGCTCCGAGCAGATCCCGACAGAGCATGGTATCCCCGCCGAGACGGTTATCGGCCAAACTACCGGTAATGGACCTGGCCCTAGGCTGCGCGGGGTCGCACTGCCGTTATCGCGGGCCAACACCTTCGTGGGGGCGGGGAACTTCCCGGTCGGTGTGCTCGGTCAGGCCGGTAGCTGGCTCGGTGGCCTGATCCAGGCAGGGTTGCACGATGTCGCCGCGATCGGGCAACTCGCTGTTCCAGTACCTGCGGTGCCTGCCCTGCTACCCGGGTTCCGGCCCCCTCGAACACCGGCAAACGAATCATTGACAGTCAACGTCGTGCAGCACACGCCGCCGCCCGGACAGATCGTCTCGGACGACGAACGACTCCGCGGCATGACTTACCTGTGAGGACTTGGCCCCGTCGTGATGTGGGAGGCTACGACCGCCGTGACGGCCACGACCGAACCACCCACTCTGACTACGAGAAAGAGCTGTAAAAGATGCGAGCAGATATCGAACGCGCTGCCCAGGCGGTGCGCGCGGCCGCTGAGTTCGACTGGACGTGGACCGTCCATGACCTGCCGCCGTTCTGCGGTCAGGTCGGCTGGCAGTTCAGCGGCCTCGATGAGCAGGTGCCGGCAGCGGTGACCAATCTGGAAGTCAATCGCCCGGATGTGAGGGTGTCCGTCGCGGACAGATCGACAACCGACTTGTCGCGAGCGATCAATGAGATCTCCTTCCGTGCCAGTGATGTGGTTCTCGGTCGGAGCGACTTGAAGCCTGAGCTGGATGAAGTTTTCGATGCACTCGTGCAGCGGATGTTCGAACTGCTCGGGCAGCGGCCCACGGATTGGTGGATCGAACCGACCCGCGGCCTGCGCTGGGACCTTCCGGGCGTGGTGGTTACGGCCCAGATCGGCGTCTCATCGGTCAGGGTGTATCTGGTCAGTCCTGCGTACCAGCAATGGTGCGACGAAATCGAGCAGAGCGCCGAAGATGAGTAGACGTGAGGTCGGTTGAGGCTGCGGCCGGCCCGACTCGCTGTCATTCCTGAAAATCGATAGCTTGCGCAGCTCGCACTAGCCTCGATCTTTCGTGAGTCCCGCGTGCTGGCCTGAGCGGCTAGTACATCGCCAATCGGCCCGACGGGGAACTCTGGGTTTGGGGCCACTTGATTTGTGAGGAGGTGTACACGCAGGTATCGCGACGCCACGCTGTCCGGCCTACCTGTGTGCTCCGCCCACCCCGGGCTGATGGGACTGCCCCCGGTTTGGTTGACATCTTGACCTGCCACGCGGGGTGTGTAGTTTCATGCCGCGAGTGGAGCCTGATTGAGGGTCTCATATTCGACCGGGGTCAGTCGCCCGAGCCCCCGTTGACGACGTCGCCGATTGTAGGTCCGCTCGATCCAAGTGGCGATCGCTAACCGCAACTCGTCCCGAGTGTCCCACCGGCGGCAGCGTCGGAGGTCACGTCGGCGCGCTGCCCCGAATCGACCTGCGCCTTGCGGGCCCAGTTGTGGAGCGTCTGAGCACTACCTATCCCGAGCTTGCCTGCGACGGACTAGATTGCCGCCCACCCCGAGCTGTGTCCGTGGCGGATCTCGGCGACCATCCGCATGGCCCGATCACGCAGCTCAGGCGGGTACCTCGTCGACGTCCCTGATGACATGACTCCATCCTTCCCAAGGAATGAAGCCTCCGGATACCTCGGGGTGGTTCAAACCACTATTTACCTGCACTGTTGGTCGTTTTCCGGCCGGTTGTCACACACCCCGTTGTAGGCTTGAGCCACAGGCAAGAAACGAATCGGAACTCCTTCCAACGTTTCTCACCTCTCGATTGCAACAATCTCGACGGGTCTGATAGCCCGTCACTCCCAGCCCATGCGGCTCGCCCCCGAACAACTATCTGGTTGAAAAGCGGGTTGAGAGCGTTCCGCATGCCCCGCCCCTTGCGCGCCCGTCTCCTGCGGGTAGCCCGCGGTCGCAGACGTCGTCGCAGCGCAGGGGCGTCATGGTCCCGCCCCCGGAGCATTCCCCTCGACTCCGGGGGCGGGACTTCTCCAACTCATCGAATGGATTCCCGCACAGGGAGTTCCGCAACACAGAAAGGTCGATGGCGTGATCACTGTTCTGACGTGTAGCGGCACCGGAGAGCGTGTGAGGCGGACCGGGTGAATATGCTCTCGTGCATCACGCGCCGGCTCGACAGCAGCAAATACCTGATCGGCCCCGGCGTCGACTACCCGGCCAGTGTCGGTCCTGCCAATCCGCGGAACCTCTTTGCCGGTCGCTCCGAGGAACAGTCGGTCGCGATGGGCGTTCGGGCGCTGGTCGCGGAGATCCGCGCTACCCCGAACCGTGTGGGGATCCTCGGATACAAGTAGCCCACCACGCAGATGAAATCACCTGCTGCCCTGCCAATTCGCCGCTTCGAACGCTTGCCGACAGCACGTCGGCTTCAGCTTCGCCGTCCTGGGCGGGTGGGGGGAGCGCACTGGCCGACCGTATCCGCTTCGCCCACAACGTCAAATAACGAACTGACGGTTACTGCGACCGGCTCGCCGCGCTGCTCAATGCGCACCGACCCGCGGTCACCGCCTGGAACCAAATGGATGGTCGACAATGTCTTTCGAAGATGTACGAGATGACGCACAGTTCGTGCGTTTCGCCGACGGCGAATGGGAAGGCCGCCGCACCGGCTATGACGATGGCGCACTGTCGGTCTCACGACCCAGCCGCCTGCTTCCCTTCCTCCAGTGGGCGTCGATCGCCAGCAGTGCGCTGAAGGGCCCGACCAAGGCGATGGTCAATGTGAAGGCCTACGCTTCCGGTGGCGAAGTGGAGGACGAACACGGTCCCACCGACGCCGGCGGCTTCCTCTCCACGGCTCCGGTCGGCTCGCTCTTCCCTTTCCTGCAGTGGCACAACTGGTACAACATCTACAAAGGCACGCGGGACGAAATCGTCTCCGCAGGTGGCGAAGCTGCCATCACGGCTATGGTCGGTGCCGTCACCGGCCCGGCCGTAGCCGCCACCGCGGGCGCGGCCACCGCGTTGACCAGCACGGTCAGCACCGTGGTGCAGACCCTGTCTTCCGCATCGCAGAACCTCCGGCAGGACGCCCCGAAGCTGGTGCAGCCCCGATTTCGCACGCCCGTAGGGCGTATGAGCCCGGAGATAGACCGGAGCACCACCATCAACGTGATCAAGACCGCCCCTGACGGCGCGACTTTCACCAACGACCCGTTGCGCGAGCGGATCGCAACCTATCTGAGTCACGTGCGCTGAAGCGCTCCCGCTCGCACGAGCGAAAGGGGGTGATGAGAAATGCTCAGTACCGTCGTCGATGTCCTCGAGACTGTCAGCGTGCTTCCGCTGTTGCTGCCGCTGCTCGGTCTGTAACCCGAAGTGTCAGAACGGGGTTTGTGGAAGCCCCGCTGGGTCCAGTAGTGCAGTCGATGCCGCCGGACCGAATCCGAACTATTCGTTTCCACGGACTACCCGTGAACCCAACATTTGGAGAATCTCGTGCCCAGTTCCGATGATCCCAGCGGTCTCGCCGAACGTATCCAGACCGAAGTGCAGGCCGTGGTCGCGCGACTCGCGATGTTGAAGGCCGATGTCAATGTGCTGTCCGACCTCGCCCAGGGCGTCGCGATGACAGTGGCCGCGGCCATTCCGCCGCCGGAGACCCCCGAGGGTGCGCCCGAGGGCGCTCTCGGCGCCGAGGTGACAGTCGGCCTGGCACCGGAAGCAGCGTAATGCCGACCTATCCCGCACCGGGGGAGTTCCCCGACTTCGAGCAGTTCATGGTCGACCTGTTCACCCCGACCGCGACCACCGTCACCACCTTGCCCGCCACCTCGGCAGACCTGCAGTCCAAGCTGCCCTTGATCTGGGTGCGGACCACCGGGGGAACGCTCGACATCAACGCGATCACCTACAAGGCGAAGGTTAGCGTGGTGGCCTTCGGCACCACTCGCGCTCAGGCGCAGCAGCTTTCGGTGCAGATCCGAACGGCGATGCTCGATGCCCCGGCCAACCGGGTCAACGGTGTGCTCGTCGACTATACCGAGGAGATCGCGGCCGAGGAACCGAAGTTCCATCCGCCGATCTTGCGTCGTGGCCGCGGTCTCACCGAGGTGCCCGACCTCGACCCGCTCAACCAGATGGTCGAGGTTGCGTTCTCGATCGAAGCTCGCCGCCAGTAGGCGGTGGGTGAATCCCGTCCTTGACGGGGCTTTCACCGGCGCCACTCGGTGCCGATTCCTGTTAACCATGCCTGCATTCGCGGGCGCTCGATTGGAGACACATGCCTGCCACCAACCTCACCGCGCTGAAGAACGCGCAGCGGTCGCTGCTGCTCAAGCCGCTCGACGCGGCCGTTTTCATCGCACCGCACTACACCCCGGCGCCGTCCGCGCTGACCGACGCCTCCGGCGTCCTGCAGACGCTGCCGCCGGCCTACCAGCCTGTCGGCCTGATCGACAAGAAGACCGGTGTGGCCTTCGCTCGTGGCATCACCGCCGCGCCGATCGAGTCCTACGGTGAACTGCAGCCGGTGCGCAACGACGTCACCAGCGATATCACCACCATCGAGTTCCAGCCGCAGCAGACGACCGCGCTGACGCTGAACCTGGCCACTGGCACCGCGCTGTCGGCGATCAAGGCCAATGCCGCCTCCGGTGAAGTGTTCTTCGCCCAGCCGGCCTCGGAAGAGATCACCTACTACTCGGCGATCATCATCGGCAAGGACGGCAACGACGCCAACCCGATCTACGTCTACAAGGTGCTGCCGAAGGTCGCGGTCAGCAAGTACGGCGGCGAGCAGTGGAACCCCACCGAGGTCCTCGCCCAGAAGTTGACCATGGTCGCCTTCAAGGACGACACCGCCGGCTACGCCATCGCCCATGGCTTCGGCGGCGCGGGCTGGAAGAAGATCCTGACCCAGACCAACATCCCGAACGCTGCGTAAAGCACCCCCAACCGTCTCCTGACGGTTTCTCGATCTCCCAGGTCCACGGACTTGGGCGTGGGGCGTGTCATGTGTCTCCGGTCATGGCACGCCCCACACATTCCTTATCCATTCTTGCCGGAGAAGAAAGCGGGTCCACCGTGTCCGCCATCCCCACCGAGTACCCCGTCACCATGACCGACGGCGTCGACGACTACATCGTTGCCAACGCGACCGAGTACGTCACCGCGGTCTTCAAGCTCGGCCACGCCGAGAAGGCCGAGGTCGAAGCCGTCGACAAGCCGGCCCGCGGCCGCGCTTCGAAGTCCTAGTAGCACAACACCACCCGGAGAAATAGCATCATGGCATCCACACCCGAAGCGGCCGACCAGGCCGAGGTCGGCGGTCGTTTCTACGAGCTGCAGCAAGAGCTCGCCCCGCGCCGACGCGCGCCCTACCGCCTGACCGACGACATCGCGATCGCACCGGTCACCCGCAGCCAGGTCCTGGCCTTGCGCCGGACCGCCAGCGATGACGAACAGATGGTCATCGTGCTGGGTGACCAGTACGAAGCCGTCGAAGAACTGTTCGCCGATCGGCCGCTCGACGAGTGGTTCGCCTTCCAGAAGGACCTCTACGCCCACCTCTTCGGCCAGGGCTCCTCGGAGCTGCCGGGGGGATCGCAGGGCTCGTAGAGTTCTGGGAACGTTTCGGTGCCGCGCTCGACTACGACTTACTCGAGCGCGGCATCGACATCCGGGAATGCTTCGGGCCCCACACCATTCGCAACCGTGATTGGCGCACGATCTGGTCCCTCAAGGACAGACTGCCGCACGGTTCACAATATCGCTCGGCGCTGGCGATGGATCGCGAGCTGGCCGAGCAGATGCTCGCCGCCGAACAAGCCGAGGCCGATCTCGACCTGTACGAAGAGAAGACCGAACCCGCCGGCCCGACTCCGGAGGGATACACCATCGACAGCTATCTGCTGCTGTCGATCATCGACGCGCTCCAGGGCGTGCAGGCCGCGGTGATCGCCGCCGCCGGTGGCGATCCGCCCCGGATGACGCCGATGCCCCGACCGGTCACCGCGGTGGACATCGTCCGCGACGCACAACGAGACGAGTCGATGCAAGGCCTCATCGACCAGTTCACCGGATCCACCTGGGAGGACGAATGATCTATTCCGCAACGCTGCCGGCCCAAGCCGCCGGCGCGGCCGACACCACAACCCTGGCCGGGGTCTATTCCCCGGCCTTCTACAGCGGCGACACCGTCACCGACGTCCAGCTCGTCGCACCGCCGGGGTTTGCCACTGTCACCGGCGCCGCGACCAGCAACGCCACCATCTCTGTCCGCCAGCTCCGCGATGGCGCTGTGCTGCAGACCTTTGCGAGCCTCACGCTGACCGCCGGCCTGAATCTGGCCGCGGAAATCCCCGTCACCATTCCGCTCACCGCGCCACCGGTACTACGCTCCGGCGATGTGCTGGACGTGCGAATGCACCAGAACGGCACGGGGCAGGCCATCGGCAGTGGACTGTTCGTGTCGGTCTTCGTGAGCTGACGCGCAGACGATGGCAAACGAATCGATATGACTATGAACGAAAATAGTGACGCGAGCAGCAGGCTGCAGAGCTTCTTGCGACAGAGCGGAAATGTGCCCGCTTACGCCTCCGGCGGCGATATCAAGGGGCCGGGATCGTCGATCGGCGACAAGATTCCGGCCTACCTTTCCGACGGCGAATTCGTGATGAACGCCCGATCGACCGCGGCAAACCGCCCGTTCCTGCAGGCATTGAACGCCGATCCGTCCTTCTTGCAGAAGATGCTGGCGGCACGTTCGCCGGGCGGTGGATCCGGCGGCGGTAGCGGCCCGGCCCAGCCGGCCCCCGGTGGGCAGCCTGCGACGGTGAACATCTCGATGTCGAGCAACGAAGACATCATCGGACGATTGAAAATTCTCGCGGCGCAATGGGAATTGTCTCATTAGTCGCCGCCGTAATGATATGGATTGAGGTGAATCTGTGGCGTCCAATGCTGCGATGATCACGGTGACCGGAGTCGATGGTTCACGATGGACCATCGCCGGTCAGGGGAGTGGTCGTGAGGGTGTAGAGCTGGCTACGTCGCCGACCGGGTTGTACGACGCGCCGGTGACGACGATTTGGAATCAGTCGGCGTTTCAGGCCGGTTCCTCGTTCGGTGGTTACCGGACGAACAAGCGCGATGTCGTTTTCGCGGTCAATGTCTTTCAGACCGCGGGTAGTTCGTGGGAAGCGGTGGATTCCGCGTGGCGCAAGGCCTGGGCCTACGACCGCGACGCGACGTTGACGATCACGACCGATTTCGGCACGCGAACGCTGAAACTGCGGATGTCGGAGCAACCAGACTTCAAGCCGGACAAGGATCCGCATCTGAAGTCGATCGGCAAGGTCGTCATGACCTGTACAGCGGGCAATCCGTGGTGGGTCGAGTCCGATGTGACCGGATCCTGGACCTCCACGATCGATACCACCGGCACGAACAAGAGCCAGTCCGGCACGATCACCATCGCCAACCCGACCGATCAGCCGATGTGGCTCAAGTGGGTGTGTTCGGCGCCGGGTCAGTGGACACTGCCGGACTTCTCGTGGGGGGCGGTCGATGGCGACGGCGCGCGGACGATCACCTTGCCGCTGACCGCCGCGGGCAAGGATCTGACGGTCGACACCGACCCGATGGAAGAGATGATCGTCGCCAAGGACGGCTCCCAGATCTGGGCGCTGATGAACGGCGTCAGCTTCCTCTATCCGGTGCCCCCGTACACGCCGGCCACCGCGGTACCGGTCAAGGTGAGTGGTGCGCCGACCGGCGCGTCGGTGCTGGTGGTGCAGCCGCGCAACTGGTCGCGACCGTGGGGGCTGCAGTGACTTCGGTGCTGGACCTCCCCGCGATCTACGCGGATGCGCAATCGGCCAAGACGGTTCGCAAGCAGCAGCGGTTCTCGCGGCCTCTGATCCGCCTGTGGGATGGCGACTGGAACCTGCGCGGTGTGTGCGGCGCGGAGATCAGCGCTGATTTCCGCTGGATTCTGAACCAGGCCGGCACCGGTCTGCTGGTGCTGCCCTACGACTACTACTTGGCGAAGTGGGCGGTCGATATCAATGGCCGCACCAAGAAGAACGTGCACATCACCGTCGACAAGGACGGCGCGCGCTGGGACGGGCGGCTGGAGAAGGCTGTCATCAAGACCGACGGCCACGGTGTCACCACCGTCGAGCTGCTGTTCATGCACTCGTACCAGGATCTCAAGCACATCTACTGTTGGTCGAATCCGTTTCTGCCGGAAGCGGTTCAGTTCCCGCGGCAGTTCCTGCTCGCGGGGCCCAGCGTCTGGGTGCTCAAGACTGCGTTGCATCTGAATCTGCTCCGCCTGCAAGGCGGGCTGTGGACGTTGCCCGACGATCCGATGGACCCCAGTCAGTGGGGCAGCCTTGATCAGTCCACGTGGGGTGTCGTGGTGAAACCTGGTGAGTTCCGATCTGATACGTCGATGTGGACGATCTTCAGCTCTCGCTTCCAGAACTTCCACGAAGCCTCGGCGGGCACATTGGAAACGGCGCAGCTGGCGGTCGTCACGCGGCGCTGGTTGCAGGGTGATCCGCCACCGTGGGAGGGCGCGAAGGTCCGGCACGGCTGCCTGGTTGTCGACATCGTCGACAAGTCCGGCTTTTGGACCGGTACCAGCACCGGCGGCAACATGTGGGATGGGCTCAAGCGCACCAAGCAGGTGCTCGACAACACCATGCTCGACTACAGCCCGGATGAGCTGAAGGATCCGAATGTGCCTGAGCTGTACAGGAACCCGGACAGTCGGGGCTGGATGGGCACGCTCCCGTCCAATCCGTGGGTGGTCTACCGGCAGAACGACAACACTGGCATCCAGACCTCACAGTTCATCGTCAACCCCTCGTCGGCGGTGCAGGTTCTCACCGGCGGTCACTCGATGCCCGGCGTGAACGAGGCGATCTCCTCGGCGATCCAGGTAGTCGGCATGCTGGTCGCCGGCGCCCTCGGTGAGATTCCGTTCGGTGGTTCCATCGCCGGTGGTGTGGTGAACGCCGCCACGGCGGTCGCCAACACGATCGCGACGTCACTGTTGTCGGACACGCTGCTGGCCTGGCAGAAACACAAATCGGGACAGCGCGTCAGCGACGCGGGCTGGTCGCACTACTGGGAGCACTTCGAAAACAGTGCCGACCGGGCCTACACCCTCGGCTCGTTGCTGACCCTGGGTGAGGGGATGTGGAAGACCCGTCAGCACTTCACCCACAAGTTCATCGTCGCCAACGGCGAACCGTATCTGATCGGCGACCAGGGTCAGGGGCACTTCTTCCTCGGCGATCGTGTCGGTTCCACCGTCAAGGGCATGCCCGAAGGCTCGGTGTACGTCGACCAGGTCACCGAACTCGAACTGGCTTGGTCGCGGACCGCGAGCCCGGCCTGGCAGGTCACCGTCGGCTCGGAACGTGACCACGATATGCCCTTCGCCAAGTCCATGCGCGTGGTCGCCGACATTGTCGACGACATCCACGCACTGGCTGTCCAGATGTAGTTCCGCCCGCCGAATCCCTATCGAAACCCTCCGGAGAGAACATGTCCATCCCTTACCTCGAGCAGTGCAACCCCGACGATCCCAGCGAGGCCTTCGTGTGGGCGCTGGTCGGCCTGCCCGGCCCCCAGAACTCACCACTTCTCGTGCACCCCGACGTGCTACGGCAGTGGTCGAAACACCTGTGGGACCTAGGATTTCGCCACTACGCCAGCGAGCAGACCAAGGAATACCACCCGCCCGCGCGCGGTCTGTCGCATTGGCTCAACGGCGCCGGCCAGTGGGCGGAGAAGGGCGCGCCGCGTCCGCCGGAGAGTTCGGCACCGGATGTCACCGAGCTGACGCCGGACGAAAGGGCTCACCTGGTAGAGCAGCTCAGGGAATCCGGTGAACTCAAGCACCTGGTGGACCCGCGTGATCTCGACCTGAACACCGCGAAAGTCGGTTCTGCCGACGAACTCCCGGACGGCAGCTGAGGACAAGCCCGGATGAATCAATTCCCCCGGGTGCGTAAACCGGCGGCTCGATCCGGAACTTGAAGAAGGTCAGCTCGGACTCGGCGCGGGCATCGGCCCTGTCCAGTGTCAGCGCGTCTTTCGTCGGGGTGGAAGCGAT
This window contains:
- a CDS encoding phage tail termination protein, with amino-acid sequence MPTYPAPGEFPDFEQFMVDLFTPTATTVTTLPATSADLQSKLPLIWVRTTGGTLDINAITYKAKVSVVAFGTTRAQAQQLSVQIRTAMLDAPANRVNGVLVDYTEEIAAEEPKFHPPILRRGRGLTEVPDLDPLNQMVEVAFSIEARRQ
- a CDS encoding Gp37-like protein; the encoded protein is MTSVLDLPAIYADAQSAKTVRKQQRFSRPLIRLWDGDWNLRGVCGAEISADFRWILNQAGTGLLVLPYDYYLAKWAVDINGRTKKNVHITVDKDGARWDGRLEKAVIKTDGHGVTTVELLFMHSYQDLKHIYCWSNPFLPEAVQFPRQFLLAGPSVWVLKTALHLNLLRLQGGLWTLPDDPMDPSQWGSLDQSTWGVVVKPGEFRSDTSMWTIFSSRFQNFHEASAGTLETAQLAVVTRRWLQGDPPPWEGAKVRHGCLVVDIVDKSGFWTGTSTGGNMWDGLKRTKQVLDNTMLDYSPDELKDPNVPELYRNPDSRGWMGTLPSNPWVVYRQNDNTGIQTSQFIVNPSSAVQVLTGGHSMPGVNEAISSAIQVVGMLVAGALGEIPFGGSIAGGVVNAATAVANTIATSLLSDTLLAWQKHKSGQRVSDAGWSHYWEHFENSADRAYTLGSLLTLGEGMWKTRQHFTHKFIVANGEPYLIGDQGQGHFFLGDRVGSTVKGMPEGSVYVDQVTELELAWSRTASPAWQVTVGSERDHDMPFAKSMRVVADIVDDIHALAVQM
- a CDS encoding phage gene 29 protein family protein, which translates into the protein MSIPYLEQCNPDDPSEAFVWALVGLPGPQNSPLLVHPDVLRQWSKHLWDLGFRHYASEQTKEYHPPARGLSHWLNGAGQWAEKGAPRPPESSAPDVTELTPDERAHLVEQLRESGELKHLVDPRDLDLNTAKVGSADELPDGS
- a CDS encoding DUF6301 family protein, which gives rise to MRADIERAAQAVRAAAEFDWTWTVHDLPPFCGQVGWQFSGLDEQVPAAVTNLEVNRPDVRVSVADRSTTDLSRAINEISFRASDVVLGRSDLKPELDEVFDALVQRMFELLGQRPTDWWIEPTRGLRWDLPGVVVTAQIGVSSVRVYLVSPAYQQWCDEIEQSAEDE
- a CDS encoding phage tail protein; translated protein: MASNAAMITVTGVDGSRWTIAGQGSGREGVELATSPTGLYDAPVTTIWNQSAFQAGSSFGGYRTNKRDVVFAVNVFQTAGSSWEAVDSAWRKAWAYDRDATLTITTDFGTRTLKLRMSEQPDFKPDKDPHLKSIGKVVMTCTAGNPWWVESDVTGSWTSTIDTTGTNKSQSGTITIANPTDQPMWLKWVCSAPGQWTLPDFSWGAVDGDGARTITLPLTAAGKDLTVDTDPMEEMIVAKDGSQIWALMNGVSFLYPVPPYTPATAVPVKVSGAPTGASVLVVQPRNWSRPWGLQ
- a CDS encoding phage tail tube protein, whose translation is MPATNLTALKNAQRSLLLKPLDAAVFIAPHYTPAPSALTDASGVLQTLPPAYQPVGLIDKKTGVAFARGITAAPIESYGELQPVRNDVTSDITTIEFQPQQTTALTLNLATGTALSAIKANAASGEVFFAQPASEEITYYSAIIIGKDGNDANPIYVYKVLPKVAVSKYGGEQWNPTEVLAQKLTMVAFKDDTAGYAIAHGFGGAGWKKILTQTNIPNAA